In Salvelinus namaycush isolate Seneca chromosome 15, SaNama_1.0, whole genome shotgun sequence, a genomic segment contains:
- the LOC120060204 gene encoding rab3 GTPase-activating protein non-catalytic subunit-like isoform X2, whose amino-acid sequence MSCCLLEFCRVQELKAVREFLFQNQQNNPSLEDKKTENELAWDDSDWGSWDNPEAKEDGSGTTTGVEEDSAAVTAPWLQDCVVSLSPCSDLMVVAKDHKAVFLSAKWRTDDGGREEMTLAVSWSGTLSTEEGESVSSVICIPLASQKRSSTGRPDWTCIVVGFSSGYVRFYTESGVLLLAQLLNEDPVLRLKCRTYEIPRHPGVTEQHEELSILYPAALVTIDGFSLFQSLRACRNQVARAAAAGSEVVHPPPLAYKKWGLQDMDTIVDHSSVGIMTLCVFDQMKNASILGGFHASVKGSPPAMSQYITVGGGPYTGFYYAIEGSSQPLLSHVALAVASKLTSALFSAASGWLGWKKQSEEEPTQKQKPKVEPATPLAVRFGLPDSRRHGEFICLSPCNTLAGVTDDFGRVTLLDVGRGIAIRMWKGYRDAQLGWVQVSEGRGERDSSPSAPLPRRHAQFLVIYAPRRGILEVWGTQQGPRVGAFTVGKHCRLLYAGYRLMGVNSVTSQGWLLHTQQVCLFDPATGALRTVTVPFHLALSDKKSERAKDMHLLKRLTTLLKSREVEPDILESEAQSVLLDIKHPAVKKQALESLLANKNAPVSCLTNITRVLLASLKGQDPEAVDEGLFQLCSSQLKLLQLYTDIQQLHSTGEATTDTHTEPTEVAGIEEELARVSPTLQRYAELTSGSRPSVSFAQDSPDASLPVRSFLSQMECEGEEIRVVPGPNADWTQLGSFLFWGCLTGESPLQKVCNTLQKTGISPQQLLSLLLSVWLHREKEVLKKTEAVRHLHTLLTALSSMKGAVEESWDMQCVSPWWQQVRAACVQSHSSAAALLAAIVAHRAAKANITILAETKFQPEWEAVSLELEQWAVCVRQLEDVLSLQTLLCVPPPQGTPGSATPHCSVKALLEGGRGGIADSVAKWVFRQDLAPERLKDMLQRRGEAESTEQPSQPEQGEGEKSQEDPDFNRAAELLVSVCQRFPDSLSPDLLFAHCCWEYVVQWNKDPEEGRYLCWAVEHLKLVSSPHIQLGISSMMWNTFIVKCFSAAAFLIEKVGKAPKDRLCRRDVGMGDCAMTSFLGSCVQLLQILMEADSGVEEVPPPELCVEEVWGGAEGPASLAELALEQKGVHYPLVQHHYLLASLLHTAMTFSLRIKPLSLFDSKGKNAFFRELSSIQLMPSGDMDPGLVSLRQEFLLRVLTGWVTTQREAVEGPGSGSGDKTWPSLCLDLGLLLQVNPDLLRRHLVCELYNQGLDPRAEQVMFEVEDKDVLGSQLLVLTGQRLSYSLLHTQTQTRPAMELLARLPPTLCTWLKAMDPSELGCPSVPLSQTSRLVSRLIEILPENHGQYSLALHLLEAVEDLQRED is encoded by the exons ATGTCCTGCTGCCTGCTCGAGTTCTGCCGGGTCCAGGAACTCAAAGCAGTCCGGGAGTTTTTGTTCCAGAACCAGCAAAACAACCCTTCTTTGGAGGACAAGAAAACAG AGAATGAGCTGGCCTGGGACGACTCAGACTGGGGGTCATGGGATAACCCTGAGGCCAAAGAAGATGGCAGTGGCACCACCACG GGGGTGGAGGAGGACAGTGCTGCAGTGACTGCCCCCTGGCTGCAGGACTGTGTggtttctctttctccctgctcAGACCTGATGGTCGTTGCCAAAGACCACAAGGCTGTGTTTCTCTCAG CGAAGTGGCGGACAGATGATGGTGGCCGAGAGGAGATGACCCTGGCTGTGTCCTGGAGTGGAACTCTCAGCACCGAGGAGGG GGAGAGTGTGAGCAGTGTcatctgtatacctctggccagCCAGAAAAG gaGTTCCACAGGTCGGCCAGACTGGACTTGTATTGTAGTGGGCTTCTCATCTGGTTATGTCCGCTTCTACACAGAG AGTGGGGTCCTACTCCTAGCCCAGCTGTTGAATGAGGATCCTGTCCTGAGGCTCAAGTGTCGCACCTACGAGATCCCCCGCCACCCTGGTGTCACCGAGCAA catGAGGAGCTGAGCATTCTTTATCCAGCAGCCCTGGTCACTATTGATGGCTTCAGTCTCTTTCAGTCTCTACGTGCCTGCAGAAACCAGGTGGCTCGAG CGGCGGCAGCAGGCAGTGAGGTGGtccatcctcctcctctggcCTATAAGAAGTGGGGTCTACAGGATATGGACACCATCGTAGACCACAGCAGCGTGG GTATAATGACGCTGTGTGTGTTTGACCAGATGAAGAATGCGTCTATCCTGGGGGGTTTCCATGCCTCTGTGAAGGGCAGCCCCCCCGCCATGAGTCAGTACATAACTGTGGGGGGAGGACCCTACACAGGCTTCTACTACGCCAtagag GGTAGCTCCCAGCCTCTACTCTCCCATGTGGCTCTGGCTGTGGCGAGCAAACTCACATCGGCCTTGTTCAGCGCTGCCAG TGGTTGGCTGGGCTGGAAGAAACAGAGTGAGGAGGAGCCAACTCAGAAACAGAAGCCCAAGGTGGAGCCGGCCACGCCCCTGGCAGTCAG GTTTGGTCTCCCAGACTCGCGGCGTCACGGGGAGTTCATCTGTCTGTCCCCCTGTAACACTCTGGCTGGGGTCACGGACGACTTCGGCAGGGTCACGCTGCTTGACGTGGGGAGAGGCATAGCTATCCGCATGTGGAAGG GATACCGGGATGCCCAGCTGGGTTGGGTGCAGGTGTCTGAGGGGCGGGGCGAGCGCGACTCCTCGCCCTCTGCGCCCCTCCCTCGGCGCCACGCCCAGTTCCTGGTCATCTATGCACCCAGGAGAGGCATCCTGGAGGTGTGGGGCACACAGCAGGGTCCCAGAGTAGGAGCCTTCACTGTAGGGAAACactgcag gtTGCTGTATGCAGGGTACCGGCTGATGGGGGTGAACAGTGTGACTAGTCAGGGCTGGCTGCTCCACACACAGCAAGTGTGTCTGTTTGACCCTGCTACTGGAGCACTACGCACTGTCACTGTCCCCTTCCATCTGGCCCTCAG TGATAAGAAGAGTGAGAGGGCGAAGGACATGCACCTGCTGAAGAgactgaccacactactgaagaGCAGAGAGGTGGAACCAG ATATCCTGGAGAGCGAGGCCCAGAGTGTACTGCTGGACATCAAACACCCTGCCGTTAAGAAACAG GCCCTGGAGTCTTTGCTAGCCAATAAGAATGCTCCAGTCTCCTGTCTGACCAACATCACCCGAGTCTTACTGGCCAGTCTCAAAGGGCAAG ACCCTGAGGCGGTAGATGAAGGGTTGTTCCAGTTGTGTTCCTCCCAACTGAAACTGCTGCAGCTCTACACAGACATCCAACAGCTCCACTCTACTGGGGaggccaccacagacacacacactgaacct ACGGAGGTTGCAGGTATAGAGGAGGAGCTGGCCCGTGTCTCCCCTACCCTGCAGCGCTACGCAGAACTCACGTCCGGCTCCCGCCCCTCCGTCTCTTTCGCCCAGGACTCCCCTGACGCATCACTTCCTGTCCGGAGCTTCCTGTCCCAGATGGAGTGTGAGGGAGAGGAGATCAGAGTGGTGCCAGGGCCCAACGCAGATTGGACACAGCTTG GGAGCTTTCTGTTCTGGGGCTGTCTGACAGGAGAGAGCCCTCTACAGAAAGTCTGTAACACACTGCAGAAGACCGGCATCAGCCCACAGCAACTACTG TCTCTGCTGCTGAGTGTATGGCTGCACAGAGAGAAGGAAGTATTGAAAAAAACAGAGGCCGtcagacacctacacacactgCTCACTGCCCTCAGCTCCATGAAAG GTGCGGTGGAGGAGTCGTGGGACATGCAGtgtgtctccccctggtggcagCAGGTGCGTGCTGCATGTGTCCAGTCCCACAGTTCTGCTGCCGCCCTGTTGGCTGCAATAGTGGCTCACCGCGCTGCTAAGGCTAACATCACCATCCTGGCTGAAACCaag ttcCAGCCAGAGTGGGAGGCGGTGTCGTTGGAACTGGAGCAGTGGGCGGTGTGTGTGAGACAGCTGGAGGACGTGTTGTCCCTGCAGACACTGCTGTGTGTGCCTCCTCCTCAGGGAACACCAGGGAGCGCCACACCACACTGCTCAGTCAAAGCCCTGCTGGAGGGGGGCCGAG GTGGTATAGCAGACAGCGTGGCTAAGTGGGTGTTCAGGCAAGACTTGGCCCCTGAGCGGCTGAAGGACATGCTGCAGAGGAGGGGGGAGGCCGAGAGCACGGAACAGCCCTCCCAGCCAgagcagggggagggagaaaagagCCAGGAGGATCCAGACTTCAACAGGGCAGCAG AGCTGCTGGTGTCTGTGTGTCAGCGTTTCCCAGACTCCCTCTCTCCTGACCTGCTGTTTGCCCACTGCTGCTGGGAGTACGTGGTGCAGTGGAACAAAGACCCAGAG gagGGGAGATATCTTTGTTGGGCGGTGGAGCACCTGAAGCTAGTCTCAAGTCCTCACATCCAGCTGG GCATCTCTTCAATGATGTGGAACACGTTCATCGTTAAATGTTTCTCAGCTGCTGCTTTCCTTATAGAGAAG GTGGGGAAGGCCCCTAAGGACCGCCTGTGTCGACGG GATGTGGGAATGGGAGACTgcgccatgacatcatttctggGCTCCTGTGTTCAGCTGCTACAGATTCTGATGGAG GCAGACTCGGGGGTAGAAGAGGTGCCTCCTCCAGAGCTGTgtgtggaggaggtgtgggggggaGCAGAGGGACCTGCCTCCCTAGCAGAGCTAGCCCTGGAGCAGAAGGGAGTTCACTACCCCCTTGTACAACACCACTATCTCCTGGCCTCTTTACTCCACACTGCTATGACCTTCAGTCTCAGGATCAAACCACTCAGCCTGTTCGACAGCAAG GGTAAGAATGCCTTCTTTAGAGAGCTGTCGTCCATCCAGCTGATGCCCAGTGGAGACATGGACCCTGGCCTGGTCTCCCTCAGACAGGAGTTCCTGCTCAGGGTGTTGACAGGCTGGGTGACGACCCAGAGGGAGGCGGTGGAGGGCCCTGGGTCTGGGTCAGGGGACAAGACGTGGCCTTCTCTGTGTCTGGACCTGGGACTCCTGCTGCAGGTCAACCCGGACCTCCTGCGCAGACATCTGGTGTGTGAGCTGTACAACCAGGGCCTGGACCCCCGGGCAGAGCAG
- the LOC120060204 gene encoding rab3 GTPase-activating protein non-catalytic subunit-like isoform X1: protein MSCCLLEFCRVQELKAVREFLFQNQQNNPSLEDKKTENELAWDDSDWGSWDNPEAKEDGSGTTTGVEEDSAAVTAPWLQDCVVSLSPCSDLMVVAKDHKAVFLSAKWRTDDGGREEMTLAVSWSGTLSTEEGESVSSVICIPLASQKRSSTGRPDWTCIVVGFSSGYVRFYTESGVLLLAQLLNEDPVLRLKCRTYEIPRHPGVTEQHEELSILYPAALVTIDGFSLFQSLRACRNQVARAAAAGSEVVHPPPLAYKKWGLQDMDTIVDHSSVGIMTLCVFDQMKNASILGGFHASVKGSPPAMSQYITVGGGPYTGFYYAIEGSSQPLLSHVALAVASKLTSALFSAASGWLGWKKQSEEEPTQKQKPKVEPATPLAVRFGLPDSRRHGEFICLSPCNTLAGVTDDFGRVTLLDVGRGIAIRMWKGYRDAQLGWVQVSEGRGERDSSPSAPLPRRHAQFLVIYAPRRGILEVWGTQQGPRVGAFTVGKHCRLLYAGYRLMGVNSVTSQGWLLHTQQVCLFDPATGALRTVTVPFHLALSDKKSERAKDMHLLKRLTTLLKSREVEPDILESEAQSVLLDIKHPAVKKQALESLLANKNAPVSCLTNITRVLLASLKGQDPEAVDEGLFQLCSSQLKLLQLYTDIQQLHSTGEATTDTHTEPTEVAGIEEELARVSPTLQRYAELTSGSRPSVSFAQDSPDASLPVRSFLSQMECEGEEIRVVPGPNADWTQLGSFLFWGCLTGESPLQKVCNTLQKTGISPQQLLSLLLSVWLHREKEVLKKTEAVRHLHTLLTALSSMKGAVEESWDMQCVSPWWQQVRAACVQSHSSAAALLAAIVAHRAAKANITILAETKFQPEWEAVSLELEQWAVCVRQLEDVLSLQTLLCVPPPQGTPGSATPHCSVKALLEGGRGGIADSVAKWVFRQDLAPERLKDMLQRRGEAESTEQPSQPEQGEGEKSQEDPDFNRAAELLVSVCQRFPDSLSPDLLFAHCCWEYVVQWNKDPEEGRYLCWAVEHLKLVSSPHIQLGISSMMWNTFIVKCFSAAAFLIEKVGKAPKDRLCRRDVGMGDCAMTSFLGSCVQLLQILMEVRIKKDGWMHTVGQIKMFPCAAAQADSGVEEVPPPELCVEEVWGGAEGPASLAELALEQKGVHYPLVQHHYLLASLLHTAMTFSLRIKPLSLFDSKGKNAFFRELSSIQLMPSGDMDPGLVSLRQEFLLRVLTGWVTTQREAVEGPGSGSGDKTWPSLCLDLGLLLQVNPDLLRRHLVCELYNQGLDPRAEQVMFEVEDKDVLGSQLLVLTGQRLSYSLLHTQTQTRPAMELLARLPPTLCTWLKAMDPSELGCPSVPLSQTSRLVSRLIEILPENHGQYSLALHLLEAVEDLQRED from the exons ATGTCCTGCTGCCTGCTCGAGTTCTGCCGGGTCCAGGAACTCAAAGCAGTCCGGGAGTTTTTGTTCCAGAACCAGCAAAACAACCCTTCTTTGGAGGACAAGAAAACAG AGAATGAGCTGGCCTGGGACGACTCAGACTGGGGGTCATGGGATAACCCTGAGGCCAAAGAAGATGGCAGTGGCACCACCACG GGGGTGGAGGAGGACAGTGCTGCAGTGACTGCCCCCTGGCTGCAGGACTGTGTggtttctctttctccctgctcAGACCTGATGGTCGTTGCCAAAGACCACAAGGCTGTGTTTCTCTCAG CGAAGTGGCGGACAGATGATGGTGGCCGAGAGGAGATGACCCTGGCTGTGTCCTGGAGTGGAACTCTCAGCACCGAGGAGGG GGAGAGTGTGAGCAGTGTcatctgtatacctctggccagCCAGAAAAG gaGTTCCACAGGTCGGCCAGACTGGACTTGTATTGTAGTGGGCTTCTCATCTGGTTATGTCCGCTTCTACACAGAG AGTGGGGTCCTACTCCTAGCCCAGCTGTTGAATGAGGATCCTGTCCTGAGGCTCAAGTGTCGCACCTACGAGATCCCCCGCCACCCTGGTGTCACCGAGCAA catGAGGAGCTGAGCATTCTTTATCCAGCAGCCCTGGTCACTATTGATGGCTTCAGTCTCTTTCAGTCTCTACGTGCCTGCAGAAACCAGGTGGCTCGAG CGGCGGCAGCAGGCAGTGAGGTGGtccatcctcctcctctggcCTATAAGAAGTGGGGTCTACAGGATATGGACACCATCGTAGACCACAGCAGCGTGG GTATAATGACGCTGTGTGTGTTTGACCAGATGAAGAATGCGTCTATCCTGGGGGGTTTCCATGCCTCTGTGAAGGGCAGCCCCCCCGCCATGAGTCAGTACATAACTGTGGGGGGAGGACCCTACACAGGCTTCTACTACGCCAtagag GGTAGCTCCCAGCCTCTACTCTCCCATGTGGCTCTGGCTGTGGCGAGCAAACTCACATCGGCCTTGTTCAGCGCTGCCAG TGGTTGGCTGGGCTGGAAGAAACAGAGTGAGGAGGAGCCAACTCAGAAACAGAAGCCCAAGGTGGAGCCGGCCACGCCCCTGGCAGTCAG GTTTGGTCTCCCAGACTCGCGGCGTCACGGGGAGTTCATCTGTCTGTCCCCCTGTAACACTCTGGCTGGGGTCACGGACGACTTCGGCAGGGTCACGCTGCTTGACGTGGGGAGAGGCATAGCTATCCGCATGTGGAAGG GATACCGGGATGCCCAGCTGGGTTGGGTGCAGGTGTCTGAGGGGCGGGGCGAGCGCGACTCCTCGCCCTCTGCGCCCCTCCCTCGGCGCCACGCCCAGTTCCTGGTCATCTATGCACCCAGGAGAGGCATCCTGGAGGTGTGGGGCACACAGCAGGGTCCCAGAGTAGGAGCCTTCACTGTAGGGAAACactgcag gtTGCTGTATGCAGGGTACCGGCTGATGGGGGTGAACAGTGTGACTAGTCAGGGCTGGCTGCTCCACACACAGCAAGTGTGTCTGTTTGACCCTGCTACTGGAGCACTACGCACTGTCACTGTCCCCTTCCATCTGGCCCTCAG TGATAAGAAGAGTGAGAGGGCGAAGGACATGCACCTGCTGAAGAgactgaccacactactgaagaGCAGAGAGGTGGAACCAG ATATCCTGGAGAGCGAGGCCCAGAGTGTACTGCTGGACATCAAACACCCTGCCGTTAAGAAACAG GCCCTGGAGTCTTTGCTAGCCAATAAGAATGCTCCAGTCTCCTGTCTGACCAACATCACCCGAGTCTTACTGGCCAGTCTCAAAGGGCAAG ACCCTGAGGCGGTAGATGAAGGGTTGTTCCAGTTGTGTTCCTCCCAACTGAAACTGCTGCAGCTCTACACAGACATCCAACAGCTCCACTCTACTGGGGaggccaccacagacacacacactgaacct ACGGAGGTTGCAGGTATAGAGGAGGAGCTGGCCCGTGTCTCCCCTACCCTGCAGCGCTACGCAGAACTCACGTCCGGCTCCCGCCCCTCCGTCTCTTTCGCCCAGGACTCCCCTGACGCATCACTTCCTGTCCGGAGCTTCCTGTCCCAGATGGAGTGTGAGGGAGAGGAGATCAGAGTGGTGCCAGGGCCCAACGCAGATTGGACACAGCTTG GGAGCTTTCTGTTCTGGGGCTGTCTGACAGGAGAGAGCCCTCTACAGAAAGTCTGTAACACACTGCAGAAGACCGGCATCAGCCCACAGCAACTACTG TCTCTGCTGCTGAGTGTATGGCTGCACAGAGAGAAGGAAGTATTGAAAAAAACAGAGGCCGtcagacacctacacacactgCTCACTGCCCTCAGCTCCATGAAAG GTGCGGTGGAGGAGTCGTGGGACATGCAGtgtgtctccccctggtggcagCAGGTGCGTGCTGCATGTGTCCAGTCCCACAGTTCTGCTGCCGCCCTGTTGGCTGCAATAGTGGCTCACCGCGCTGCTAAGGCTAACATCACCATCCTGGCTGAAACCaag ttcCAGCCAGAGTGGGAGGCGGTGTCGTTGGAACTGGAGCAGTGGGCGGTGTGTGTGAGACAGCTGGAGGACGTGTTGTCCCTGCAGACACTGCTGTGTGTGCCTCCTCCTCAGGGAACACCAGGGAGCGCCACACCACACTGCTCAGTCAAAGCCCTGCTGGAGGGGGGCCGAG GTGGTATAGCAGACAGCGTGGCTAAGTGGGTGTTCAGGCAAGACTTGGCCCCTGAGCGGCTGAAGGACATGCTGCAGAGGAGGGGGGAGGCCGAGAGCACGGAACAGCCCTCCCAGCCAgagcagggggagggagaaaagagCCAGGAGGATCCAGACTTCAACAGGGCAGCAG AGCTGCTGGTGTCTGTGTGTCAGCGTTTCCCAGACTCCCTCTCTCCTGACCTGCTGTTTGCCCACTGCTGCTGGGAGTACGTGGTGCAGTGGAACAAAGACCCAGAG gagGGGAGATATCTTTGTTGGGCGGTGGAGCACCTGAAGCTAGTCTCAAGTCCTCACATCCAGCTGG GCATCTCTTCAATGATGTGGAACACGTTCATCGTTAAATGTTTCTCAGCTGCTGCTTTCCTTATAGAGAAG GTGGGGAAGGCCCCTAAGGACCGCCTGTGTCGACGG GATGTGGGAATGGGAGACTgcgccatgacatcatttctggGCTCCTGTGTTCAGCTGCTACAGATTCTGATGGAGGTACGGATCAAAAAAGATGGATGGATGCATACAGTTGGGCAGATTAAAATGTTTCCCTGCGCTGCAGCACAG GCAGACTCGGGGGTAGAAGAGGTGCCTCCTCCAGAGCTGTgtgtggaggaggtgtgggggggaGCAGAGGGACCTGCCTCCCTAGCAGAGCTAGCCCTGGAGCAGAAGGGAGTTCACTACCCCCTTGTACAACACCACTATCTCCTGGCCTCTTTACTCCACACTGCTATGACCTTCAGTCTCAGGATCAAACCACTCAGCCTGTTCGACAGCAAG GGTAAGAATGCCTTCTTTAGAGAGCTGTCGTCCATCCAGCTGATGCCCAGTGGAGACATGGACCCTGGCCTGGTCTCCCTCAGACAGGAGTTCCTGCTCAGGGTGTTGACAGGCTGGGTGACGACCCAGAGGGAGGCGGTGGAGGGCCCTGGGTCTGGGTCAGGGGACAAGACGTGGCCTTCTCTGTGTCTGGACCTGGGACTCCTGCTGCAGGTCAACCCGGACCTCCTGCGCAGACATCTGGTGTGTGAGCTGTACAACCAGGGCCTGGACCCCCGGGCAGAGCAG